One stretch of Nicotiana tabacum cultivar K326 chromosome 18, ASM71507v2, whole genome shotgun sequence DNA includes these proteins:
- the LOC107813286 gene encoding putative transmembrane ascorbate ferrireductase 3: MDPVTYQYYRPASRITIFAHLFGLLALILMLVWLLHYREGVNLFSYYPNQIFNVHPLLMFLGMIFLSGQALMAYKTVRADRKVQKAAHLLLHLAAICLGFVGIHAAFKYHDRRNLRHMYSFHSWIGIAIICLYILQWLVGLCMYMLPYTRKETRAMNLPWHISGGRAIFYMTIVAALTGLMQKITLMQLQLFSGESLLINFLAIFILLFGISVDISVALARYA, encoded by the exons ATGGATCCTGTAACATACCAGTATTATCGACCAGCTTCAAGGATAACAATTTTTGCACACTTGTTTGGTCTTTTAGCTTTGATTCTTATGCTGGTTTGGTTGCTTCATTATCGTGAAGGCGTTAATCTTTTTTCATACTATCCAAATCAGATATTTAAT GTTCACCCACTTTTGATGTTCTTGGGGATGATTTTCTTGTCTGGCCAAG CACTGATGGCATACAAGACAGTGAGAGCAGATAGGAAAGTGCAGAAAGCGGCACATTTGTTACTACATTTAGCTGCAATTTGTCTTGGGTTCGTTGGGATACATGCTGCTTTCAAGTACCATGATAGAAGGAATTTAAGACACATGTATAGCTTCCACTCCTGGATAGGCATTGCCATTATCTGCCTATACATTTTGCAG TGGTTGGTTGGGCTGTGTATGTACATGTTACCATACACAAGAAAAGAAACAAGGGCAATGAATCTTCCATGGCACATATCAGGTGGTAGAGCAATCTTTTACATGACAATTGTTGCAGCTTTGACTGGATTAATGCAGAAAATCACATTGATGCAGCTCCAATTATTTTCTGGAGAATCACTTTTGATTAACTTCCTTGCAATattcatccttctttttggaATCTCCGTTGACATTTCAGTTGCTCTTGCACGTTATGCATAA